The Vigna angularis cultivar LongXiaoDou No.4 chromosome 6, ASM1680809v1, whole genome shotgun sequence genome contains the following window.
CCTTTTATTATAGAtcaaattaacatattttttttaaatactttctatatatttttataagttttattaaagttcattaaataaaatattaaattgtattttaaaaaaatacatcatTAATGATGGTAACTGTTAAACTGTAAGCTGAGGTTGGAAAATGTAGAAAAGGTTTCCTTTAAGAGTAATATTCCAGTCTCAGCTGTTCTAAAATTTTTAGTATAGTGATATTAATATGGGACCTTCCATCCataatattcaaaaataaaagatataaatttgagaatttttaaaatttgaaacccCTCAATAATTTGAAACGTTCTGTAGACTGTCTATAGTTGCACAAGTGATGGACCTTTCCCTTAATTAAGAATTCTCTAAGAAATACTCTTTCCAGATACATTGACACAAATTAGAGATCACTGGTGAAGGAATTTGAATAagcaaaatttttaattttatattccaAAAATTAACTGatacattataaatatttttatacaataaaccaattaaaaatgattttaaatataaaaatttaaaacaattatcatGCATAACAATtcctaattatatatatatatatatatatatatatatatatatatattatgctaataattaatataaattaaactcttctatttatttatttatttgtatttgttcttatatctttatttttaaaattaaaatatctttataatatTAGGCTTatcgttttaaaaaaaatatcaaagtaaAATTTCCATCTTTTTAACAAAAGTctttaaactcatttaattctGGAGTATAGGCACAAATATTTAGTTCATTTTCTTAAGAAAACTCAGGTCAAAGACATTTGgagaaaaaagttttaaaaactcAAGAAGGTTGttcttctatttatttataaaataaagaatgaaagTAAAATGATCGAATTAACTTCTAAAAATAAACTCCTGATATCCTAGTTTTTCTACATTTCACATCTTCAACCAGTCGAAGTGAGACAATAAAACAGAACTTCCAATCCGAGTTaaaattgacaatttttttaaagtttattttacttttttaattgagCTTTTAAATAGCATTTAAGTCCAATTTGGTTTTGAGGAATGCACAGTAGGTATACAGAGAACTTAGGTGTTAAAGGTTTGTATTGTTGATGCTATCTATATAAAGTTGACAATAAAGAAATGTTTGCTTCAGTATGTTCTTCCCATCTGCTAATTATTATGATCACATTCTCAAGCACCATTTAGTAGATGAAAGTGCTATCTCCTCTTGTAGATGATTTAAGATTAACATGATATGTCTGTTTTATCAACGGGATAACAACCCAGAACACGAATAAACGTTGTATATTCCTGAAATGAGAGGGGAAAGAACCAAAAATTTGAGTTAATTATTTCACCACTACATTGAAAAGTCCTATAGCAACTTTGAGATATGCTTCTACAACATTCTATTTTATACATCTTTCATATAAAGTAAGAGAAATCGCCAAAGCATATGTAGGAGCTGGAATGAGACTCAAAACAAGAGTAGGTTTCTAACatgaaaaatatgatatttttatgatatgatGGGCTAACCTGCAAACTTTCTAAAGCATGTTGTGCATTTAGATTTGTCATAGAAGCTTCAAAATCAATGTAGAAAAGGTTGTCAAAGTACCTGCCACCAGAAAATTCAATGTCTAAGTCACAGATTCACAACACTCttcaaaatagaatataaaCCAATTTAGACCctccaatttttttctttggctATTTAATTGTatgcaaaatatattttaaaaactgatATATAATATTGCAAATCCAAAATGGAAAAAAACAACGATCACGACTCACTTCACAATCTCATACTTTGAATAATCACGAAGCCTTAAGGGGTAATGCTTCACTGGATGGCGTTCTATCTGAAATCGCACCAAATAAATGATATATAGCAAAAAACCACGAGTTTTAATGTATACACCAAAGGAAAGATGTTTAGAATTATAATACTGAATGTAAAAGTAACAAAGAAATTATAGCATAACTTGGATGAAAgaaccaaaatattttttttaagattttgatgactaaaatgattaaatttaaaattacgtTTTCTgttaactttctttttcttcaataaatagtgataaaaaaaacatcatataaatatatagagaTCATAATTTAGGAATCAcctatttgttttataattggCGATCCTTAATATCCTAACAGGTAATATATTAAGATAAAGTGGTCTCTTGGTCCAATTGAAAAGAACGCATATGTTAGAttacaaattaatatttgtatgaTATGAAGTGAGGAAACATTTTATGTGATTAGAAAATGGAAAGTCTGACAATagatataggaaaaaaaaagcatGATGATCAACTGGAACTATAAGGTTGGTTGATGTAATGATTAAAAGTTGAGAGAGATTATGTATTCAATTCTTTTACTAATATTTAGAAGATATTGATTTGAAAGGTTTATAAGAAAGTatggaagaaaatgtgagtTCAAGTCGTTTTACTAACAAAACTAACCATTAACATATGTtcaccagaaaaagaaaaaataagatttgagaatcaatcttatatatttataaatgaagaatgatattttaacaatgacaattttttttacaataaattatgtGTTACTGTTTTAttgattcatatattttaaacaaaacagACCAATCAGAAGCTATCACCTAagtaattgtaaaaaaattatcaaaaaaaattattaaattttttttttcctttataaaactaaattaatagcACAGAATTTATCAAGATATATCTTAAAAAACAATCAATGTTACTTAAACATTTTAGTTAATATcataataactaataaaaattacaatctatctaaaataataaacacaCTTGTAGagatttcaaatttgaattggtataattattattttatagcaAACCTTTGACAAATTAATGTTTCTCATGCCAAAGACTTCCAGGGCTTTCAATAGTACACCGGGACCTTCTTGCAGACCGAAAACAATGCTGGTCTGTGGTAGAAATATTGCAATATTCATCAGTATATTCgtcaaaattacatataaatagATATAGTTTTCAATACCTTATATGAACCGTTAGTTTCTGGAAGAATAGGATCCCTCGCAAGTATCAAACAACGACTGATATTATCATCATcctaatatataaagataagaaAATGAATCAGCTTAACTTAACAACAATAACATGcatgttttctgtttttctctTGTTATGTCTTCTTATGACAGATAAAGATGTTGTAAAAGAATGAACACTGAgactaagaagttgaatcttATTTGGATATCGAATGCAGGTATTTGCATGTGTTAGATTCTAGGGAAGCCTTCATTATTGTACttggtttttatattaaaatcagaATCGTGTACACGGAGCTTTGCAATCTCAGTCAAATGCAGAGATGCTTGAACTCATTGTTTATATGAAGATATGTTGCGACAAGAGAAATCCAGAGAGAAAGAGTAACTGTTGTAGCAGTTGAGTCTTCCAAAACATGTACTGAAGTATTACCTGGATTCCTTCGGCTAGAATGTGGAGGCCATATAGTTTTGCTGCCCTTGAACTCGCAATAGCTCCAATGTCTCTTCTTCCGTCTAAGGCCACAGCCTGTTCACAATGTCCAAATCATTAATAGGACATGCAACTCCACAACctaatcaatgtttgttttcAGTGGAGTatagaaaatttgtaaaatacCTTAGCAGCTGCAGCAGTATCATCTACACCAATGTTGGTAACAGCTAAATCAGTAAGCATCATCTCACATTGAACAAGAGCCTgcatgttaaaaatttaatttacatagtTATTTGTCGTCAACTATGTTCGTGCAAGATGACAccacaacaataaaaatataacaaaatggaaaaaattagtGGTGATGGCTTTCATAAcgttaataatttcatttttctttcatatgaATAGACacctatttttatatataaaaaactttttcttcatttagaAAACATTTTGGGTACACGGTACTCAGGGAATGAGTTGAATAATAAGAAATAAGGCATACTGCCTATTAATAGGATGGTTAAGACTTTGAAATGTTTGCAGATTCAGATCCTGAAAAACTATGCCGCCATACTTTAATTAgagttctttttgtttttcacgTTCTAGCCAATTTGATACTGGTTTGAATCAATTGTATGAAATTGATAGTGAATTAAGACTATAAGGTGAGGTTATGGTGGCATAAAACATGGTATTgtgaaaaagatagaaaagaatgaaatataatatcCAACCTGAGGATGACTGAGTACAAATTTTAGGTTCTCTTTTGTCGCACCGGTCAATCCCAATAGGCAGTGGTTAATTAGCAACTGCACCTCCCCAACAATGTGTAGCTTGTGGTGAAGAAGTAGATCATAATTATGGTGGATGCTTCCAGCTTCAGAACTTTCTATGGGTAGAACAGCTTTATCCACTAACCCCGATTCAACAGCCTgcagacaaaaatatataaacatatcaTCACAGAATCTATTGGACAAGACATCATATGCAGACTGAGACAGAGGTTTAAATAAACAAGGAATGGAACCTGTAGTGAAGTCTCAAAGTCATCACATGGCACTGTCTCACATTTTGGATATGCTTTCAAAGCTGCTTCCTCAGTATATGCTCCTGCAAGGCCCTGCATATCAAGTAATTCACTATTTAGAAGTGGCATTAGTGATGCTATGAATCTTTTATTTGAAAGAAACTATCAAGCATCATACCTTATAAGCAACGCACAACTGTGTCCCATCTCTCGAAGAAAAATCATTCGCTGTTTAAAGAAGTTGTTTAGTCATGCCACAagcaagaagaaaaaggaaatgagAATAAATCACTTCTCTCTAACAAttgaaaatcaataaaagaagtACTTCAATTCCATCGGGAATGAAGATTTTAAATACCACACGATGATCAAGTAAAAAGATTTCAGCTatcaaatttaaacttaaagTGATCCTTGTGCAAGTGTTTCTCACTTGGAAgcagattaacatctttgtgaaACCCATCGTCTAACTCGGTTATCTGAACCTGGACCCTGTCAGAATATTCGAAAGATGATTTAACCCCATTCACAACACTCGAACAACAACGTCTCCACTTGCTGCATTTCCCAAGATCATGTTTTGAATTCACACTCAGTGTAGAATTTGCAGGCTGAAGAGCTTTGCCACAGTCCCAGATGGAACAACCATTGAGAGCCATGATGATGAGCGTGGAGGAAGTTGCAGAAGCCATGAAATTGAACGTTTTAGTGGTTGatgatgaaattattttagGCACAATATGACGATGGTTAGTATTTTACCCATTTATACATAGTTTTGTGAATGATATACCAGTTATGAACAGATCTATGCACCTGGAATTAAATGAAGTTTTGGGAATGAATAGAGAGAAATGGTAAGAAACAGAATAATGTTGATCTTGCAGTACCTTGTATGTAACTGAATTTGCtgtctttttttaaataaaaactaattctaTCTCAGGAACATTAAATATAGATATTTATTCTAGACACGGTTTTCAGATACTTCCACCtttataatatcaataatatttttataatttaattaaaacatattaatattacaaattttaatgaaatatttttttacagaaaaaaagtcaaataaaaaataaataccatattataaagaatttaatatgaaatgtaaatattaagaaagaaattataattaataatattaaattaaaatactaaataataattagattaaggtcaaataattataaaaaggaGTAAAGGTGGCTAAATGtgttaattttatgaaattaattgtATTGCATTTACTATTGTATAATCAATTTGATTGAGTATTGTATATTTCTTGAATGaaatcacaaaaagaaaaaatgtatcattaaaattataatatatgataaaGTAACTTGAAGATTTTTTGGAAAAGTTGAACAATTcggaataaaaaaatatatataatgaaagaaaagaaaaagaaagttacAAAACTAAGGATaaaaaaaccataaataaaagtttttagattatttaataaattattaatattttcaataatttaaaatgactACAAgtataagaagaaaatgaagacgaAATGGAACAAATATACAAATAGGTACGTTCTTAttaccaaattaaaaaatttgaatattaagcCATAATTAGCCATACTTATTGGTAATTCATATGAGAATCAATTTATTTGTTAcccttataaaataaataattttataattcattaaTTTTCTAAGTCCAAGTTGAACGTTTCTTATCCCGTTAGGAACATatggttaatattttttaacatattgaTCGTGTAtttctcttttatataaattttgtgtAAGTTTCTTTGCATCATAATATACATTCATATACAGCCGCTTAAACCTTAGGATAAATTGAAGATACTATAACATTTGAACtttcattatttcttttcttttaaaatttaaaagtattccCGAGAATATGAAAAAGCTAATCAAATATACTTTTAGACATATCTAAGAATAATCtcttgatttaattttttttatggaatttatcatgaaaatattaaaacatagcTCCAAACAAATGCCTAATTATCTATAGTTTTTATTCTATgtttaattttagaatagttttATCATTGTATTTTGATAAAAGTTTTAcagtcttttaaaaaaatttaaatatattaaatttgaattactttaatttttcaaatattttatttaaaaaaattaaatatattaattatttttattttgataaactgTTTCAATTACcaccaattgaaaaaaaaggtcAATCCAACTTTAAAACATTTACAAAAAATTACTCACACTTTAAtcgaaaaaatataattgacatctattgaaaaataattttgcttatgttgattaataaaatattgacaaaTGTCAATTGAGAAAcaatttacattattttcaactaaaaaataatttatttcaatgctAATTAAAAAATCTTTCTTACACaacttgaaaaaataaatagtcCCATTGAGATTGATAACAAATTCCTAATTAACATTacaaaagaaattgtttttaatGTTGATAAAAGAAACGTTTATTAATGGTGGTATAGAAATAACTCTTATCCATATTTTAATAGatgtcaataaaattaataacattgaTTGACTTCAACTAAAAAAAGAACACATTTTGATGTTAACCGAAGAAAtgagaaacaatttttaaaaggCATGACTGATGttgaaaaagaattattaatGTCAGTTGAGAAATAAGACTGGTCTATATCAGATAAAGAGACACTTTAACAGTAAAAAATTTTTAGTGTTTGTGATCCCTCAATATGAATCAAGtcaataataatttcttttttgttttaatttgagtTAACAATATCGtaaggtaaaataaaagagaaaacaaagataaacatgaattttaaattattaatttaaaaaaagaaaagaaaatttgaaaaaataaataaaatttttaaataatccctattatagattttaaaaatttatccaaacaaaatatattctttaataAGATACTTGGTCCATATCATATCTTATTAAATACTAATATGAATGATAAAAGATGAAGTGTTAACATTGATGATTTAATGGTTGAATTAATAATGTTGTTATTGAAAAGTTTAGGCATGAATGAAATAGGTAGCAGAGGTAGTTGCATGTGAAAAAAATGGgtggaaaaagaaatatagcGAAAAGAAGCTTCCTACAGATCTCCTAAAAAGCAGGGATACCATAGAAGATGGAAATACCACCCTACAACCTTTCTTCGATTTGATCGTGTTACTGTGTCCTTCAATCCTACGGTTTTAATAGCATACCCcttcccaacaacaaaaaacttaaaaaacaaacCATTCAAACATGTTTTAACAAAAAGTCATGTAGCTAGTACACACAAGTAAAGCTAAGGATGTAAGACTTTGATTCCTTTGCTTtttgtctctctttctctctccccAATTGCACacacattaatttaaaaaaaaaaaagatttgtttttcattataaaaacgAAAGGCTGATAAAGCTGAATTCGTATAATCAGAACAGTTTTACAGTAGCACATGAACGATGCACTTTAGCTGGATGCATCATGCATCCATCCCTTCGCTCCCTGACTCGGCCATTATAGCACACGAATTATGCACGATCATCACATACGGATAATTAATTCAACATTTTTGGTACCGTTTCATTTCAGATTTATAATGTTTTGGATAAAAGAGTCCAAAGTTACTTCTTcacactttattttatttatttttatttaatcaaaggTTTCTTTTGTCAAATTTCTTagtctttttacttttttttttagattcaAACTGAATGCGTAGATATATGTAAGAAGCACTCTGTCTTGAAATTAGTTGTTCCAAAGttttaaatgtataataaatataattatttatttattttattttacttttatatttatagattttggaaaGAGTTTTGGTTAAAATCGTTTCAATTGTGAGTCAAAAATAATTCggaaatatgttttttttattaattatattgaatttgTGCCGATACTTCTAATATATTTGTGATCAAATGGTTATTGCAATAATATAGTCGATCGGTCAATGTTGTctctaaaatcttaaaaaactcattttagTGAGATCATCTAAAAAATATGTTGACTCG
Protein-coding sequences here:
- the LOC108341646 gene encoding arogenate dehydratase/prephenate dehydratase 1, chloroplastic-like, whose protein sequence is MASATSSTLIIMALNGCSIWDCGKALQPANSTLSVNSKHDLGKCSKWRRCCSSVVNGVKSSFEYSDRVQVQITELDDGFHKDVNLLPTNDFSSRDGTQLCVAYKGLAGAYTEEAALKAYPKCETVPCDDFETSLQAVESGLVDKAVLPIESSEAGSIHHNYDLLLHHKLHIVGEVQLLINHCLLGLTGATKENLKFVLSHPQALVQCEMMLTDLAVTNIGVDDTAAAAKAVALDGRRDIGAIASSRAAKLYGLHILAEGIQDDDNISRCLILARDPILPETNGSYKTSIVFGLQEGPGVLLKALEVFGMRNINLSKIERHPVKHYPLRLRDYSNGRYFDNLFYIDFEASMTNLNAQHALESLQEYTTFIRVLGCYPVDKTDISC